In Juglans regia cultivar Chandler chromosome 5, Walnut 2.0, whole genome shotgun sequence, the following are encoded in one genomic region:
- the LOC108990044 gene encoding nucleoside diphosphate kinase B: protein MEQTFIMIKPDGVQRGLIGEIISRFEKKGFYLKGLKLITVDRAFAEKHYADLSAKPFFSGLVDYIISGAVVAMVWEGKNVVTTGRKIIGATNPSDSAPGTIRGDFAVEIGRNVIHGSDSVESARKEIALWFPEGPANWESSLHPWIYE, encoded by the exons ATGGAGCAGACCTTCATCATGATCAAGCCCGATGGTGTCCAGAGGGGCCTG ATTGGTGAGATCATTAGCAGATTTGAGAAGAAGGGGTTCTATCTGAAAG GTTTGAAGCTCATCACTGTGGACCGTGCATTTGCTGAGAAGCATTATGCGGATCTGTCTGCAAAGCCCTTTTTCAGTGGTTTGGTTGACTACATTATTTCTGGTGCTGTTGTTGCTATGGTTTGGGAGGGTAAGAATGTCGTTACAACTGGGCGAAAGATTATTGGAGCCACAAACCCCTCAGACTCTGCACCTGGAACAATTCGTGGTGATTTTGCAGTTGAAATTGGCAG GAATGTTATTCACGGAAGCGATTCGGTTGAAAGTGCAAGGAAAGAAATTGCTCTTTGGTTCCCCGAAGGCCCAGCTAACTGGGAGAGTAGCCTTCACCCTTGGATCTATGAGTAA
- the LOC108990012 gene encoding uncharacterized protein LOC108990012 encodes MQSPTPTIELSKTLAATTHHRYMGFHHTISSTQALFTSIIPNPRSPRSLIITQAHKPHHHRNNKASTPKRSLRIVKGNKDNVWSVDNELSQNEREKERASRRMPRGKRLARRKRIKPGGADARVVVSGAMLMEIETVLQTQEPVIKPVWNTFASSVSGIWKGVGAVFSPITAEMEPIDMGNRNENLYDCYTLSRIEALPSPSGGHTSEIRRKINWVTLNPYGEVLGGSNRSKEEHEVGGASLPTKAMASKTTPSHTLPEFESFDFKASDVMEEDVMDKEPGLVFFEDGSYSRGPVDIPIEVDDSKYYLSPILKFEQCLVKGCHKRLRIIHTIEFNDGGSDIQIMRVAIYEEEWVSPASLPDQSDQEFDLKPFSQRKRTQRSELTGSWKVFEISATPVFGEEVVLGGSNGTPYVYLCTETLKKRSLPENPVYFKEEEMSDMQDATILWLPGGVTCYVDVNKDGILCIGVGWYSDEGINLVMERDYGVDGKLKEVRWKSELKRRWSDPLPK; translated from the exons ATGCAATCGCCAACTCCAACAATCGAGCTTTCCAAAACGTTAGCCGCCACAACCCACCACCGCTACATGGGGTTTCACCACACGATTTCATCCACCCAAGCCCTCTTCACCTCCATTATCCCAAACCCAAGAAGCCCCAGAAGCCTTATTATAACGCAGGCCCACAAACCCCACCACCATCGCAACAACAAAGCCTCTACCCCGAAGCGGAGTCTAAGAATCGTGAAGGGAAACAAGGATAATGTGTGGAGTGTGGACAACGAGCTCTCacagaacgagagagagaaagagagagccaGTAGAAGAATGCCAAGGGGGAAGAGACTGGCCAGGAGGAAGAGAATTAAGCCCGGTGGTGCTGATGCTAGGGTCGTGGTCTCTGGTGCTATGCTAATGGAGATTGAGACTGTTCTACAAACTCAG GAACCTGTGATAAAACCAGTGTGGAATACATTTGCAAGTAGTGTCAGTGGAATATGGAAGGGTGTGGGGGCAGTATTTTCACCCATCACTGCTGAAATGGAGCCAATTGATATGGGAAACAGGAATGAAAACTTATACGATTGCTATACTCTTTCACGCATTGAGGCATTGCCATCCCCTTCTGGAGGGCATACATCTGAAATCCGGAGGAAGATAAATTGGGTGACTTTGAATCCTTATGGTGAAGTACTTGGTGGCAGTAACAGAAGTAAAGAAGAGCATGAAGTTGGAGGTGCATCATTACCCACAAAGGCAATGGCTAGTAAAACTACACCAAGTCATACTTTGCCTGAATTTGAGTCTTTTGACTTCAAAGCCAGTGACGTAATGGAAGAAGATGTCATGGACAAAGAACCTGGTCTTGTCTTTTTTGAG GATGGATCTTATTCTCGGGGTCCCGTTGATATTCCAATCGAAGTTGATGATTCCAAATATTACCTTTCTCcaattttaaagtttgaacaA TGTTTGGTAAAAGGTTGCCACAAAAGACTTCGGATCATCCACACTATAGAATTCAACGATGGTGGTTCAGACATACAGATAATGAGAGTAGCCATATATGAAGAAGAGTGGGTCAGTCCTGCTAGTCTTCCTGACCAAAG TGATCAGGAGTTCGATTTGAAGCCATTTTCTCAGCGGAAGCGTACCCAACGATCAGAGCTGACTGGCTCCTGGAAGGTGTTCGAGATTAGTGCTACTCCGGTATTTGGCGAGGAGGTGGTGTTGGGGGGAAGCAATGGCACCCCATATGTCTACCTCTGTACTGAAACTTTAAAGAAGAGGAGTTTGCCTGAAAACCCAGTCTACTTTAAGGAGGAAGAGATGTCAGACATGCAGGATGCCACCATCCTTTGGCTTCCAGGTGGTGTCACATGCTATGTTGACGTAAACAAGGATGGCATCCTTTGTATTGGAGTTGGGTGGTACTCAGATGAAGGAATAAATCTCGTTATGGAGAGAGATTATGGTGTAGATGGGAAGCTTAAGGAGGTTCGATGGAAGTCAGAGTTAAAGAGAAGATGGTCTGATCCACTCCCTAAGTAA
- the LOC108990020 gene encoding ELMO domain-containing protein A-like isoform X3 produces the protein MSSAILGCCAEVVAGSAAWLGRGLSCVCAQSSESDARPSFDLTPGQCLVSLILKFHKPLPLAFGFFASVCPPIFRLWCCQEECLQRLQSRLDVSYDCSIPEHQEALRALWNAAFPEEELRGLISEQWKDMGWQGKDPSTDFRGGGFISLENLLFFAKNFPKTFQDLLQKQEGDRSVWEYPFAVAGVNITFMLIQMLDLEAVKPRTLVGATFLKFLAESESAFDLLYCITFKLMDHQWLSMRASYMDFNAVMKSTRLQLEQELLLEDITRLEQLPSYGLLSQ, from the exons ATGTCTTCTGCTATTCTTGGTTGCTGTG CTGAAGTTGTGGCAGGATCAGCAGCATGGCTTGGCCGAGGTCTTTCTTGTGTGTGCGCACAAAGTAGCGAGAGTGATGCTCGCCCTTCATTTGACTTAACCCCTGGccag TGTCTGGTATCCCTGATTTTGAAGTTTCATAAGCCCTTGCCACTTGCTTTTGGGTTTTTTGCATCCGTATGCCCTCCCATAT TTCGACTTTGGTGTTGTCAGGAGGAATGCTTGCAGAGGCTGCAGAGTCGTTTAGATGTTTCCTATGATTGTTCAATCCCTGAGCACCAG GAAGCTTTAAGGGCTTTATGGAATGCTGCCTTTCCTGAAGAAGAACTCCGTGGTCTTATATCTGAGCAGTGGAAAGATATGGGTTGGCAGGGCAAGGATCCATCAACAGATTTTAG GGGTGGTGGTTTCATATCATTGGAGAATCTGTTGTTCTTTGCCAAGAATTTTCCG AAAACCTTCCAGGATCTTCTCCAAAAGCAGGAAGGTGATCGGTCAGTGTGGGAATACCCATTTGCTGTAGCTGGTGTGAACATCACATTCATGCTTATTCAGATGCTTGATCTGGAAGCag TCAAACCACGGACACTGGTGGGAGCAACATTTTTGAAGTTTCTTGCAG AAAGTGAATCGGCATTTGATCTGCTTTATTGCATCACGTTCAAGCTGATGGATCATCAGTGGCTTTCTATGCGAGCATCATATATGGATTTCAAT GCGGTGATGAAATCAACGCGTCTTCAGCTGGAACAAGAGCTATTGCTTGAAGACATAACAAGGTTGGAACAGTTGCCATCATACGGCCTTCTTTCCCAATAG
- the LOC108990020 gene encoding ELMO domain-containing protein A-like isoform X2 produces MDDREGSFVAVRRISQGLERGNTCHSTSAEVVAGSAAWLGRGLSCVCAQSSESDARPSFDLTPGQCLVSLILKFHKPLPLAFGFFASVCPPIFRLWCCQEECLQRLQSRLDVSYDCSIPEHQEALRALWNAAFPEEELRGLISEQWKDMGWQGKDPSTDFRGGGFISLENLLFFAKNFPDLLQKQEGDRSVWEYPFAVAGVNITFMLIQMLDLEAVKPRTLVGATFLKFLAESESAFDLLYCITFKLMDHQWLSMRASYMDFNAVMKSTRLQLEQELLLEDITRLEQLPSYGLLSQ; encoded by the exons ATGGACGATAGAGAAGGGTCATTTGTCGCTGTTAGGAGAATTTCTCAAGGCCTGGAGAGAGGCAACACTTGCCATTCAACTTCCG CTGAAGTTGTGGCAGGATCAGCAGCATGGCTTGGCCGAGGTCTTTCTTGTGTGTGCGCACAAAGTAGCGAGAGTGATGCTCGCCCTTCATTTGACTTAACCCCTGGccag TGTCTGGTATCCCTGATTTTGAAGTTTCATAAGCCCTTGCCACTTGCTTTTGGGTTTTTTGCATCCGTATGCCCTCCCATAT TTCGACTTTGGTGTTGTCAGGAGGAATGCTTGCAGAGGCTGCAGAGTCGTTTAGATGTTTCCTATGATTGTTCAATCCCTGAGCACCAG GAAGCTTTAAGGGCTTTATGGAATGCTGCCTTTCCTGAAGAAGAACTCCGTGGTCTTATATCTGAGCAGTGGAAAGATATGGGTTGGCAGGGCAAGGATCCATCAACAGATTTTAG GGGTGGTGGTTTCATATCATTGGAGAATCTGTTGTTCTTTGCCAAGAATTTTCCG GATCTTCTCCAAAAGCAGGAAGGTGATCGGTCAGTGTGGGAATACCCATTTGCTGTAGCTGGTGTGAACATCACATTCATGCTTATTCAGATGCTTGATCTGGAAGCag TCAAACCACGGACACTGGTGGGAGCAACATTTTTGAAGTTTCTTGCAG AAAGTGAATCGGCATTTGATCTGCTTTATTGCATCACGTTCAAGCTGATGGATCATCAGTGGCTTTCTATGCGAGCATCATATATGGATTTCAAT GCGGTGATGAAATCAACGCGTCTTCAGCTGGAACAAGAGCTATTGCTTGAAGACATAACAAGGTTGGAACAGTTGCCATCATACGGCCTTCTTTCCCAATAG
- the LOC108990020 gene encoding ELMO domain-containing protein C-like isoform X5 — MDDREGSFVAVRRISQGLERGNTCHSTSAEVVAGSAAWLGRGLSCVCAQSSESDARPSFDLTPGQEECLQRLQSRLDVSYDCSIPEHQEALRALWNAAFPEEELRGLISEQWKDMGWQGKDPSTDFRGGGFISLENLLFFAKNFPDLLQKQEGDRSVWEYPFAVAGVNITFMLIQMLDLEAVKPRTLVGATFLKFLAESESAFDLLYCITFKLMDHQWLSMRASYMDFNAVMKSTRLQLEQELLLEDITRLEQLPSYGLLSQ; from the exons ATGGACGATAGAGAAGGGTCATTTGTCGCTGTTAGGAGAATTTCTCAAGGCCTGGAGAGAGGCAACACTTGCCATTCAACTTCCG CTGAAGTTGTGGCAGGATCAGCAGCATGGCTTGGCCGAGGTCTTTCTTGTGTGTGCGCACAAAGTAGCGAGAGTGATGCTCGCCCTTCATTTGACTTAACCCCTGGccag GAGGAATGCTTGCAGAGGCTGCAGAGTCGTTTAGATGTTTCCTATGATTGTTCAATCCCTGAGCACCAG GAAGCTTTAAGGGCTTTATGGAATGCTGCCTTTCCTGAAGAAGAACTCCGTGGTCTTATATCTGAGCAGTGGAAAGATATGGGTTGGCAGGGCAAGGATCCATCAACAGATTTTAG GGGTGGTGGTTTCATATCATTGGAGAATCTGTTGTTCTTTGCCAAGAATTTTCCG GATCTTCTCCAAAAGCAGGAAGGTGATCGGTCAGTGTGGGAATACCCATTTGCTGTAGCTGGTGTGAACATCACATTCATGCTTATTCAGATGCTTGATCTGGAAGCag TCAAACCACGGACACTGGTGGGAGCAACATTTTTGAAGTTTCTTGCAG AAAGTGAATCGGCATTTGATCTGCTTTATTGCATCACGTTCAAGCTGATGGATCATCAGTGGCTTTCTATGCGAGCATCATATATGGATTTCAAT GCGGTGATGAAATCAACGCGTCTTCAGCTGGAACAAGAGCTATTGCTTGAAGACATAACAAGGTTGGAACAGTTGCCATCATACGGCCTTCTTTCCCAATAG
- the LOC108990054 gene encoding protein mago nashi homolog, protein MAGAPAGEMEEMEEFYVRYYVGHKGKFGHEFLEFEFRSNGMLRYANNSNYKNDTMIRKQVYVTPAVLKQCRRIILESEILKEDDNQWPEPDRIGRQELEIVMGNEHISFTTSKIGSLVDVQSSNDPEGLRIFYYLVQDLKCFVFSLISLHFKIKPI, encoded by the exons ATGGCGGGAGCACCGGCaggagagatggaggagatggagGAGTTCTACGTGAGGTACTACGTGGGGCACAAGGGGAAATTCGGGCACGAATTCCTGGAGTTCGAGTTCCGCTCCAACGGCATGCTACGCTACGCCAACAACTCCAACTACAAGAACGACACCATGATCCGGAAGCAGGTCTACGTCACCCCCGCCGTCCTCAAGCAGTGCCGCCGCATCATCCTTGAGAGCGAG ATCCTGAAGGAAGATGATAACCAATGGCCAGAACCCGACCGTATTGGGAGGCAGGAACTTGAGATTGTGATGGGGAATGAGCATATTTCTTTTACCACTTCGAAGATTGGATCCCTCGTTGATGTCCAGAGCAGTAATGACCCGGAAGGTCTTCGCATATTCTATTACCTTGTTCAG GATCTGAAGTGCTTTgtattctctctcatttcactCCATTTCAAGATTAAGCCAATATAA
- the LOC108990020 gene encoding ELMO domain-containing protein A-like isoform X1 — translation MDDREGSFVAVRRISQGLERGNTCHSTSAEVVAGSAAWLGRGLSCVCAQSSESDARPSFDLTPGQCLVSLILKFHKPLPLAFGFFASVCPPIFRLWCCQEECLQRLQSRLDVSYDCSIPEHQEALRALWNAAFPEEELRGLISEQWKDMGWQGKDPSTDFRGGGFISLENLLFFAKNFPKTFQDLLQKQEGDRSVWEYPFAVAGVNITFMLIQMLDLEAVKPRTLVGATFLKFLAESESAFDLLYCITFKLMDHQWLSMRASYMDFNAVMKSTRLQLEQELLLEDITRLEQLPSYGLLSQ, via the exons ATGGACGATAGAGAAGGGTCATTTGTCGCTGTTAGGAGAATTTCTCAAGGCCTGGAGAGAGGCAACACTTGCCATTCAACTTCCG CTGAAGTTGTGGCAGGATCAGCAGCATGGCTTGGCCGAGGTCTTTCTTGTGTGTGCGCACAAAGTAGCGAGAGTGATGCTCGCCCTTCATTTGACTTAACCCCTGGccag TGTCTGGTATCCCTGATTTTGAAGTTTCATAAGCCCTTGCCACTTGCTTTTGGGTTTTTTGCATCCGTATGCCCTCCCATAT TTCGACTTTGGTGTTGTCAGGAGGAATGCTTGCAGAGGCTGCAGAGTCGTTTAGATGTTTCCTATGATTGTTCAATCCCTGAGCACCAG GAAGCTTTAAGGGCTTTATGGAATGCTGCCTTTCCTGAAGAAGAACTCCGTGGTCTTATATCTGAGCAGTGGAAAGATATGGGTTGGCAGGGCAAGGATCCATCAACAGATTTTAG GGGTGGTGGTTTCATATCATTGGAGAATCTGTTGTTCTTTGCCAAGAATTTTCCG AAAACCTTCCAGGATCTTCTCCAAAAGCAGGAAGGTGATCGGTCAGTGTGGGAATACCCATTTGCTGTAGCTGGTGTGAACATCACATTCATGCTTATTCAGATGCTTGATCTGGAAGCag TCAAACCACGGACACTGGTGGGAGCAACATTTTTGAAGTTTCTTGCAG AAAGTGAATCGGCATTTGATCTGCTTTATTGCATCACGTTCAAGCTGATGGATCATCAGTGGCTTTCTATGCGAGCATCATATATGGATTTCAAT GCGGTGATGAAATCAACGCGTCTTCAGCTGGAACAAGAGCTATTGCTTGAAGACATAACAAGGTTGGAACAGTTGCCATCATACGGCCTTCTTTCCCAATAG
- the LOC108990020 gene encoding ELMO domain-containing protein A-like isoform X4, whose protein sequence is MDDREGSFVAVRRISQGLERGNTCHSTSAEVVAGSAAWLGRGLSCVCAQSSESDARPSFDLTPGQEECLQRLQSRLDVSYDCSIPEHQEALRALWNAAFPEEELRGLISEQWKDMGWQGKDPSTDFRGGGFISLENLLFFAKNFPKTFQDLLQKQEGDRSVWEYPFAVAGVNITFMLIQMLDLEAVKPRTLVGATFLKFLAESESAFDLLYCITFKLMDHQWLSMRASYMDFNAVMKSTRLQLEQELLLEDITRLEQLPSYGLLSQ, encoded by the exons ATGGACGATAGAGAAGGGTCATTTGTCGCTGTTAGGAGAATTTCTCAAGGCCTGGAGAGAGGCAACACTTGCCATTCAACTTCCG CTGAAGTTGTGGCAGGATCAGCAGCATGGCTTGGCCGAGGTCTTTCTTGTGTGTGCGCACAAAGTAGCGAGAGTGATGCTCGCCCTTCATTTGACTTAACCCCTGGccag GAGGAATGCTTGCAGAGGCTGCAGAGTCGTTTAGATGTTTCCTATGATTGTTCAATCCCTGAGCACCAG GAAGCTTTAAGGGCTTTATGGAATGCTGCCTTTCCTGAAGAAGAACTCCGTGGTCTTATATCTGAGCAGTGGAAAGATATGGGTTGGCAGGGCAAGGATCCATCAACAGATTTTAG GGGTGGTGGTTTCATATCATTGGAGAATCTGTTGTTCTTTGCCAAGAATTTTCCG AAAACCTTCCAGGATCTTCTCCAAAAGCAGGAAGGTGATCGGTCAGTGTGGGAATACCCATTTGCTGTAGCTGGTGTGAACATCACATTCATGCTTATTCAGATGCTTGATCTGGAAGCag TCAAACCACGGACACTGGTGGGAGCAACATTTTTGAAGTTTCTTGCAG AAAGTGAATCGGCATTTGATCTGCTTTATTGCATCACGTTCAAGCTGATGGATCATCAGTGGCTTTCTATGCGAGCATCATATATGGATTTCAAT GCGGTGATGAAATCAACGCGTCTTCAGCTGGAACAAGAGCTATTGCTTGAAGACATAACAAGGTTGGAACAGTTGCCATCATACGGCCTTCTTTCCCAATAG